One segment of Niveibacterium microcysteis DNA contains the following:
- the ppsA gene encoding phosphoenolpyruvate synthase, translated as MTRYVIPFESLRMTDVHEVGGKNASLGEMISQLAASHVRVPGGFATTAAAYREFLAHNGLAARINALLDGLDVDDVDALVSAGAQIRGWIVDTPFPAMLESEIKTHYERLASEGEGSFAVRSSATAEDLPDASFAGQQESFLNVHGYENILHAIKEVFASLYNDRAIAYRVHKGFVHADVALSAGVQRMVRSDLGASGVMFTLDTESGFKDAVFITAAYGLGETVVQGAVNPDEFYVHKPMLEAGKPAIVRRNLGSKLIKMVFTESRAAGRSTRTEDVAEQDRNRFSITDADVLELARYAAIIEKHYERPMDIEWGKDGVDGKLYILQARPETVKSQTSGHVMEKYRIKQHGKVVCTGRAIGQKIGAGVVRIVSDASQMNRVQAGDILVTDMTDPNWEPVMKRASAIVTNRGGRTCHAAIIARELGIPAIVGCGDATEVLTEGDSATVSCAEGDTGYVYRGRLEFEVVTRDTGHLPEIPVKIMMNVGNPELAFEFAQIPNAGVGLARLEFVINNMIGIHPKAVLDVAQVPASLRDEILRRARGYATPRQFFIEKLVEGVATIAAAFWPKPVIVRLSDFKSNEYRKLLGGDIYEPEEENPMLGFRGASRYIANSYRECFELECIAMRRVRDELGLTNVQLMVPFVRTVAEAKGVVDLLAENGLRRGANDLKLVMMCEIPSNALLAEEFLAHFDGFSIGSNDLTQLTLGLDRDSGLVAHAFDERDAAVKALLKMAINTANRLGKYVGICGQGPSDHSDFAEWLMDEGIQSISLNPDTVLDTWLQLAEHRKH; from the coding sequence ATGACCCGCTACGTCATACCGTTCGAATCGCTGCGCATGACGGACGTCCACGAGGTTGGGGGCAAAAATGCCTCGTTGGGCGAAATGATCAGCCAGCTTGCTGCCTCGCACGTTCGCGTTCCGGGCGGCTTTGCCACCACGGCGGCGGCTTACCGCGAGTTTCTCGCACATAACGGCCTCGCGGCGCGTATCAACGCACTGCTTGATGGTCTTGACGTCGACGATGTCGATGCTCTGGTGAGCGCGGGGGCGCAGATCCGGGGCTGGATCGTCGACACACCGTTTCCGGCAATGCTGGAAAGTGAAATCAAGACGCACTACGAACGCCTCGCGAGTGAAGGGGAGGGGTCGTTCGCAGTGCGTTCTTCCGCTACCGCTGAGGATCTGCCGGACGCATCGTTTGCTGGCCAGCAGGAGTCCTTCCTGAATGTTCACGGCTACGAGAACATCCTCCATGCGATCAAGGAGGTGTTCGCGTCGCTATACAACGACCGGGCGATTGCCTATCGGGTGCACAAGGGATTCGTGCATGCAGACGTAGCGTTGTCTGCCGGCGTGCAGCGCATGGTGCGTTCGGATCTCGGTGCCTCGGGCGTTATGTTCACGCTGGATACCGAGTCGGGATTCAAGGATGCCGTATTCATCACCGCAGCCTACGGCCTGGGTGAAACCGTCGTACAGGGGGCGGTCAACCCGGACGAGTTTTACGTCCACAAGCCGATGCTCGAAGCGGGCAAACCGGCGATCGTGCGCCGCAACCTCGGGTCAAAGCTGATCAAGATGGTGTTCACCGAATCCCGCGCGGCGGGCCGCTCAACGCGTACCGAAGACGTGGCCGAACAGGATCGGAATCGCTTTTCCATCACCGATGCAGATGTGCTCGAACTGGCCCGCTATGCGGCGATCATCGAAAAGCACTATGAACGCCCGATGGACATCGAGTGGGGCAAGGACGGCGTCGACGGCAAGCTCTATATCCTGCAGGCTCGCCCCGAGACAGTGAAGTCGCAGACCTCCGGCCATGTGATGGAAAAGTACCGAATCAAGCAGCACGGCAAGGTCGTGTGCACTGGCCGCGCGATCGGTCAGAAGATCGGGGCCGGCGTTGTGCGCATCGTTTCCGATGCGTCGCAGATGAACCGCGTTCAGGCGGGCGACATCCTGGTCACGGATATGACCGACCCGAATTGGGAACCGGTCATGAAACGCGCCTCGGCGATCGTCACGAATCGTGGCGGTCGCACCTGCCACGCCGCAATCATCGCGCGGGAGTTGGGCATCCCGGCAATCGTCGGGTGCGGTGATGCCACCGAAGTGCTCACCGAAGGGGACTCCGCTACGGTGTCGTGCGCCGAAGGCGACACGGGTTATGTGTACCGCGGCCGCCTTGAGTTCGAAGTGGTTACGCGGGATACCGGCCATCTGCCGGAGATCCCCGTCAAGATCATGATGAACGTCGGCAATCCTGAGCTTGCGTTCGAATTCGCACAGATTCCCAATGCAGGCGTGGGTCTTGCGCGGCTGGAGTTCGTCATCAACAACATGATCGGTATCCACCCGAAGGCGGTGCTGGATGTGGCGCAGGTGCCTGCGAGCCTACGCGACGAGATTCTCCGGCGTGCCCGTGGTTACGCCACGCCACGCCAGTTCTTCATCGAAAAGCTGGTCGAGGGTGTCGCCACGATCGCTGCGGCGTTCTGGCCGAAGCCCGTGATCGTGCGACTGTCCGATTTCAAGTCGAATGAGTATCGCAAGCTTCTCGGTGGCGATATCTACGAGCCGGAAGAGGAAAATCCGATGCTGGGTTTCCGTGGGGCCTCGCGCTACATCGCGAATTCGTACCGCGAATGCTTCGAACTCGAATGCATCGCCATGCGGCGCGTACGCGACGAGTTGGGGCTAACCAACGTGCAGTTGATGGTGCCGTTCGTACGCACCGTGGCTGAGGCGAAGGGGGTGGTGGATCTGCTCGCCGAGAACGGGCTGCGCCGTGGGGCTAACGATCTCAAGCTCGTCATGATGTGCGAGATCCCATCGAACGCCTTGCTGGCTGAGGAGTTCCTCGCGCATTTCGATGGTTTCTCGATCGGGTCGAACGATCTGACCCAGCTTACGCTCGGGCTGGATCGCGATTCGGGACTCGTGGCGCATGCCTTTGACGAACGCGATGCGGCGGTCAAAGCACTGCTCAAGATGGCGATCAACACGGCCAACCGACTCGGCAAATACGTTGGGATCTGCGGGCAGGGGCCGTCAGACCATTCGGATTTCGCCGAATGGCTGATGGACGAAGGCATTCAGTCGATCTCGCTGAACCCCGATACGGTGCTCGATACCTGGTTGCAGCTTGCTGAGCACCGCAAGCACTGA
- the ppsR gene encoding posphoenolpyruvate synthetase regulatory kinase/phosphorylase PpsR, which produces MQQRPTRTVFFISDGTGITSETLGHSLLSQFPEMRFRHVRMPFIDSDDKAKDAIFRINDAARRDGVKPIVFSTLVNQVTADTLRQAEAQFVDLFLTFIEPLEMELGMKSAHTIGRFHGGADSRSYTQRIDAINFTLSHDDGVSHENLEDADVILVGVSRSGKTPTSLYLAMQFGVKAANYPLIPEDFERNRLPQELSKHRTKLFGLTITPERLSQIRQERRPNSVYASADNCKFEIEAAMRLMRREQIPFIDSTARSIEEISAKIIQDIRIDKNGY; this is translated from the coding sequence ATTCAACAGCGCCCTACTCGCACCGTTTTCTTCATCTCAGATGGCACCGGGATCACGTCGGAAACCCTTGGGCACAGCCTGCTCTCCCAGTTTCCGGAAATGCGCTTTCGCCACGTCCGTATGCCCTTCATCGACTCCGACGACAAAGCCAAGGACGCAATCTTCCGCATCAATGATGCAGCGCGGCGAGACGGGGTAAAGCCGATCGTCTTCTCGACACTCGTCAACCAGGTCACCGCCGATACGCTGCGCCAAGCCGAGGCACAGTTCGTCGATCTCTTCCTGACCTTCATCGAACCACTTGAGATGGAACTGGGAATGAAGTCCGCCCACACCATCGGGCGTTTTCACGGCGGCGCCGATTCACGCAGCTACACGCAACGGATCGACGCAATCAATTTCACGCTGTCGCACGACGACGGTGTCTCTCACGAGAATCTGGAGGACGCGGACGTGATCCTGGTGGGCGTGTCGCGTTCGGGAAAGACGCCAACCAGCCTCTACCTGGCGATGCAGTTCGGCGTGAAAGCCGCGAACTATCCGCTGATTCCCGAAGACTTTGAACGCAACCGCCTGCCGCAAGAACTGTCGAAGCACCGCACCAAGCTCTTTGGCCTGACGATCACGCCGGAGCGTTTGTCTCAGATCCGGCAAGAGCGGCGGCCGAACAGCGTTTATGCGTCAGCTGACAACTGCAAGTTCGAGATCGAGGCGGCGATGCGGCTGATGCGCAGGGAGCAGATTCCCTTCATTGATTCGACGGCGCGCTCGATTGAAGAGATCTCTGCGAAGATCATCCAGGATATCCGCATCGACAAGAACGGCTACTGA
- a CDS encoding TrmH family RNA methyltransferase — MQTLNPISSRENPIVKRFRRLGESSRARREERLALIDGAHLIAAAMDAGWRFGDILVAESARHSDEVLRLLARSTGVSSYLLPDALFRQLSPVETPSGMLASVDWQEPETPPDPTTDWLVLDGVQDAGNVGTMMRTAAATGVKEVILGPGCAQAWGPKVLRAAMGAHFVVRIHSVDDLPPLLRAYPGRVAATRLDGAQSLFETDLRTPTAWLFGAEGQGLSAPVAATARQGILIPMAPGIESLNVAAAAAVCLFEQRRQRLLPAQ, encoded by the coding sequence GTGCAGACGCTCAACCCAATCAGTTCCCGCGAGAATCCTATCGTCAAGCGCTTTCGGCGTTTGGGCGAATCGTCGCGAGCGCGTCGGGAAGAACGGCTGGCGTTGATTGATGGCGCGCATCTGATCGCGGCCGCGATGGATGCAGGCTGGCGATTTGGCGACATTCTGGTTGCAGAATCTGCTCGCCATTCCGACGAGGTTCTGCGCTTGTTGGCGCGTTCAACGGGCGTGTCGAGCTACCTGCTACCCGACGCATTGTTCCGCCAGTTGAGCCCGGTGGAGACACCGTCCGGTATGCTCGCGAGTGTTGATTGGCAAGAACCTGAGACGCCTCCGGACCCGACTACGGACTGGCTGGTGCTCGACGGCGTGCAAGATGCTGGAAACGTCGGGACCATGATGCGCACGGCGGCTGCGACGGGCGTGAAGGAAGTCATTCTCGGGCCGGGGTGCGCGCAAGCGTGGGGACCTAAGGTGCTGCGGGCAGCAATGGGGGCGCACTTCGTTGTCCGGATCCATAGCGTGGACGACCTGCCCCCGCTGTTGCGGGCCTATCCGGGCCGCGTTGCCGCCACGCGATTGGACGGTGCCCAGTCCTTGTTTGAAACGGATTTGCGCACGCCTACGGCCTGGCTATTTGGAGCCGAAGGGCAGGGGCTCTCTGCGCCTGTGGCAGCGACGGCGCGGCAGGGTATCTTGATCCCGATGGCGCCGGGCATTGAATCACTCAACGTGGCCGCCGCTGCGGCGGTTTGCTTGTTCGAGCAGCGCCGGCAGCGCTTGCTCCCCGCTCAGTAG
- the rnhB gene encoding ribonuclease HII, whose amino-acid sequence MPPRPGGLLAGVDEAGRGPLCGAVVAAAVILDPSRPIEGLNDSKKLTAKKRDALALQIRQHALAWCVAEASPEEIDRLNILGATMLAMQRAVKGLAILPDEVWVDGNRCPQLNCATQAIVSGDALVEEISAASILAKTVRDAQMQSLDAQYPALGLAKHKGYPTAAHIAALRKHGVPDFYRRSYAPVRDILAQGELF is encoded by the coding sequence TTGCCTCCGCGGCCAGGTGGGCTCCTCGCGGGCGTTGACGAGGCTGGGCGTGGGCCGCTTTGCGGCGCGGTCGTAGCGGCGGCGGTGATTCTTGATCCATCACGTCCAATTGAGGGTCTCAACGACTCGAAGAAACTCACGGCCAAGAAACGCGACGCCCTAGCACTCCAGATTCGTCAACATGCGTTGGCTTGGTGTGTTGCGGAGGCCTCTCCGGAAGAAATCGATCGTTTGAACATCCTCGGCGCGACAATGCTTGCCATGCAACGTGCGGTGAAGGGGCTTGCGATCTTGCCGGACGAGGTGTGGGTGGATGGCAACCGCTGCCCTCAGCTGAATTGCGCCACGCAGGCTATCGTGTCGGGCGATGCGCTCGTTGAGGAGATTTCGGCCGCGTCAATTCTGGCCAAGACGGTGCGCGATGCGCAGATGCAGTCGCTTGACGCGCAGTACCCGGCGCTTGGCCTTGCCAAGCACAAGGGCTACCCCACGGCGGCGCATATCGCGGCGCTGCGCAAGCATGGGGTGCCGGATTTTTACCGACGCAGTTATGCACCCGTCCGCGACATTCTTGCGCAGGGCGAGCTGTTCTAG
- the lpxB gene encoding lipid-A-disaccharide synthase: MATCIAMVAGEASGDQLGSRLIAAIRRHLPDARFVGIGGPGMQREGMESWFPAERLAVNGIGDALRRVPELLGIRRQLLARIKAEQPAIFIGIDAPDFNLGVERRVKAMRIPTVHYVSPSVWAWRGGRVKRIRKSADHILCLFPFEPELYERAGVAATFVGHPLADEFALEPDRVGVRERLCLPRDAKIVAVMPGSRNGEVSRLAADFVGAAVRIHEARPDVRFLVPLVTRDTRTMFEQAMHDASLGPDFPMTLMFGHSHDAMIASDVVMLASGTATLEAAFLKRPMVIAYKMAGWTFSIVKRMMYLPYVGLPNILCREFVVPEHLQEDCEPTKLANGVLKWLDDADSVVALQKRFMDLHLSLRQDNASRAAEAILSLIGRGRR; the protein is encoded by the coding sequence ATGGCGACCTGTATTGCGATGGTCGCTGGCGAGGCGTCCGGCGACCAACTTGGTAGTCGCTTGATTGCTGCTATCAGGCGCCATCTGCCCGATGCTCGGTTTGTTGGCATTGGTGGGCCGGGCATGCAGCGCGAAGGTATGGAATCATGGTTCCCGGCTGAGCGTTTGGCCGTCAATGGCATTGGCGACGCGCTTCGGCGCGTGCCCGAACTCCTCGGGATTCGGCGTCAGCTCCTGGCCCGGATCAAAGCTGAGCAGCCCGCGATTTTCATCGGGATTGATGCGCCGGATTTCAACCTGGGCGTTGAGCGTCGCGTGAAGGCGATGCGCATTCCGACGGTGCATTACGTAAGTCCCTCGGTGTGGGCGTGGCGAGGCGGGCGGGTCAAGAGGATCCGCAAGTCGGCGGACCACATCCTGTGCCTCTTTCCTTTTGAGCCGGAGCTCTACGAACGCGCGGGCGTGGCCGCCACCTTTGTCGGGCATCCGCTCGCTGATGAGTTTGCGCTTGAGCCGGACCGGGTCGGCGTGCGCGAGCGCCTTTGCTTACCGCGCGACGCGAAGATCGTTGCCGTGATGCCCGGCAGTCGGAATGGCGAAGTGAGCCGCCTCGCGGCGGACTTCGTCGGCGCGGCAGTTCGGATTCACGAGGCGCGGCCCGACGTGCGCTTCCTGGTGCCTCTGGTGACGCGCGATACGCGCACGATGTTTGAACAAGCCATGCATGACGCGTCTTTGGGGCCAGATTTTCCGATGACGTTGATGTTCGGACACAGCCATGACGCGATGATCGCTTCCGATGTCGTCATGCTTGCGAGCGGCACCGCCACGCTGGAGGCTGCGTTCCTCAAGCGGCCGATGGTCATCGCGTACAAGATGGCCGGTTGGACCTTCTCGATCGTCAAACGGATGATGTATCTGCCTTACGTTGGCCTGCCGAACATTTTGTGTCGCGAGTTCGTCGTGCCGGAACATCTGCAGGAAGACTGCGAGCCGACGAAGCTGGCCAACGGTGTCTTGAAGTGGCTTGATGACGCTGACAGCGTCGTCGCACTCCAGAAACGTTTCATGGACCTCCATTTGAGCCTTCGCCAGGACAACGCGAGCCGCGCAGCCGAGGCCATCCTGAGTCTGATTGGTCGAGGGCGTCGGTGA
- the lpxA gene encoding acyl-ACP--UDP-N-acetylglucosamine O-acyltransferase translates to MIHPTAIVHPGACIAEGVEIGPFSVIGEHVEIGAGTRVGPHVVITGHTRIGRDNRIFQFCSLGEMPQDKKYSGEPTRLEIGDRNTIREYCNFNTGTVQDAGVTRIGDDNWVMASVHIGHDCQVANKTIMANNVTLAGHVTVGDWVILGGMTAVHQFARIGAHSMCGGGTILLQDLPPYVMVSGNPAATHGTNSEGLRRRGFSAEAISAIKRAYKTIYRSGLTLDEARKQLAEAAVATPELQPLLDFISAAGRGIVR, encoded by the coding sequence ATGATTCATCCGACTGCAATCGTTCATCCGGGCGCTTGCATCGCTGAAGGGGTCGAGATCGGCCCCTTTTCCGTTATTGGCGAGCATGTCGAGATCGGTGCCGGAACCCGCGTGGGGCCACATGTGGTCATTACCGGCCATACGCGCATTGGTCGCGACAACAGGATCTTCCAGTTCTGCTCGCTCGGCGAAATGCCGCAGGACAAGAAGTACAGTGGTGAGCCGACCCGACTTGAGATCGGCGACCGGAATACGATTCGCGAATACTGCAATTTCAATACCGGTACCGTACAGGATGCCGGCGTTACCCGCATCGGCGACGATAACTGGGTGATGGCGTCGGTTCACATCGGTCACGATTGTCAGGTTGCGAACAAGACAATCATGGCGAACAACGTGACCCTGGCTGGCCACGTGACGGTGGGCGACTGGGTGATCCTTGGCGGGATGACCGCGGTGCATCAGTTTGCACGAATCGGCGCGCACAGCATGTGCGGCGGCGGCACGATTCTGCTGCAAGACTTGCCTCCCTATGTCATGGTGTCCGGCAACCCGGCCGCGACACATGGCACGAACAGCGAGGGGCTGCGTCGGCGCGGATTTTCCGCCGAGGCGATCTCTGCAATCAAACGCGCTTACAAGACGATTTATCGTTCCGGGCTTACGCTTGATGAAGCGCGCAAGCAACTCGCCGAGGCCGCTGTGGCGACGCCGGAACTGCAGCCGCTGCTCGATTTCATTTCTGCGGCCGGACGCGGCATCGTTCGCTGA
- the fabZ gene encoding 3-hydroxyacyl-ACP dehydratase FabZ, whose product MEIGEVMEYLPHRYPFLLIDRVIEMTSGESIKAIKNVTINEPFFTGHFPHFPVMPGVLVIEAMAQAAAILSYKSRDMKPDCNTVAYFAGIDNVRFKRPVVPGDQLVFDVHLVKNKGDLWKYRGVANVDGLPVAEADLMCFFKRLK is encoded by the coding sequence ATGGAAATCGGCGAGGTCATGGAGTACCTGCCGCATCGTTACCCGTTCCTGTTGATCGACCGCGTCATTGAAATGACCTCCGGTGAGTCGATCAAGGCGATCAAGAACGTAACGATCAACGAGCCCTTCTTTACCGGGCATTTCCCGCATTTTCCGGTGATGCCGGGGGTGCTTGTGATCGAAGCGATGGCGCAAGCGGCGGCGATCCTGTCCTACAAGTCGCGCGACATGAAGCCGGACTGCAACACCGTTGCATACTTTGCCGGTATCGATAACGTGCGCTTCAAGCGCCCGGTGGTGCCGGGCGATCAACTGGTTTTTGACGTTCATCTGGTCAAGAACAAAGGTGATCTTTGGAAGTACCGTGGTGTTGCAAACGTCGACGGCCTGCCGGTGGCTGAGGCCGATCTGATGTGCTTCTTCAAGAGGCTGAAATGA
- the lpxD gene encoding UDP-3-O-(3-hydroxymyristoyl)glucosamine N-acyltransferase, producing MPTLVEIVGRLGGRVVGDGATVVSQVGSLESAQAGEIAFLASAKYRKALATTGASAVVLPPAAESASELPRIIVDQPYLYFARLAQLLNPTLKPEAGIHPSAVVESVIPPSVSVGPLAYVGPRCEIGEHVVIGPGCVVEAGSKIGDHSLLYGNVSLYHETVIGQRCIIHSGAVIGGDGFGYARERSGAWVKIPQIGRAVLGDDVEVGANTTIDRGALDDTVIGNGVKLDNMVQIAHNVKLGEHTAMAGCSGVAGSTVVGARVMVGGQAGINGHIEVASDTVVSSRTLISKTVKEPGIYTSAMPAMPHDEWMKSAAHFRHLDALVTRLRELEKRIAELERKP from the coding sequence GTGCCCACTCTCGTCGAAATTGTCGGCCGCCTCGGCGGCCGCGTCGTTGGTGACGGCGCAACCGTAGTCAGTCAAGTTGGCAGTCTGGAGTCAGCGCAAGCGGGCGAGATCGCGTTTCTCGCCAGTGCGAAGTATCGCAAGGCGCTGGCGACGACAGGAGCGTCGGCGGTGGTTTTGCCCCCTGCGGCAGAATCGGCGAGTGAGCTGCCGCGGATCATCGTCGACCAACCCTATTTGTATTTCGCGCGCTTGGCGCAATTGCTCAACCCGACGCTCAAACCGGAGGCAGGAATCCACCCGTCGGCGGTCGTCGAGTCTGTGATTCCGCCCTCGGTGAGTGTCGGCCCGCTCGCTTATGTTGGCCCGCGGTGCGAAATCGGTGAGCACGTGGTCATCGGCCCCGGCTGTGTTGTTGAGGCGGGCTCGAAGATTGGCGACCACTCGTTGCTGTATGGAAACGTCAGCCTCTATCACGAGACGGTGATTGGGCAGCGCTGCATTATTCATTCCGGCGCCGTCATTGGTGGTGACGGTTTCGGATACGCCCGAGAGCGGTCTGGGGCCTGGGTGAAGATTCCCCAGATCGGCCGGGCTGTTCTTGGCGACGACGTTGAGGTCGGTGCCAATACGACCATTGATCGTGGCGCGCTCGACGACACCGTGATTGGAAACGGTGTAAAGCTGGACAACATGGTGCAGATCGCCCACAACGTCAAACTGGGTGAGCACACGGCAATGGCTGGCTGCTCCGGTGTTGCGGGCAGCACCGTTGTCGGGGCCCGCGTGATGGTGGGCGGTCAGGCAGGCATAAACGGCCATATTGAAGTGGCCAGCGATACCGTGGTGTCGTCCCGCACCTTGATCAGCAAGACAGTTAAAGAACCTGGGATCTACACCTCAGCCATGCCGGCGATGCCGCATGACGAGTGGATGAAAAGCGCAGCCCACTTCAGACACCTCGATGCGTTGGTGACGAGGCTGCGTGAATTAGAAAAGCGCATCGCAGAACTGGAGAGGAAGCCTTGA
- a CDS encoding OmpH family outer membrane protein → MAQSKIGFVNSDRVLRESAPAVVAQKKLEKEFEKRDQDLQKLTKQLQGMQENLEKNAVTMSESDRKTKEREFADLNREFQRRQREFREDLNQRRNEELASVLERANRTIREIADAEKYDAILQDAIYISPRVDLTDKVIKALNAK, encoded by the coding sequence ATGGCTCAGAGCAAGATCGGATTCGTGAATTCCGATCGCGTTCTGCGGGAGTCTGCGCCGGCGGTGGTTGCTCAGAAGAAGCTGGAGAAGGAATTCGAGAAGCGTGACCAGGATCTCCAGAAGCTCACCAAGCAGCTGCAGGGCATGCAGGAGAATCTTGAAAAGAACGCGGTCACGATGTCCGAGAGTGATCGGAAGACGAAAGAGCGGGAATTCGCTGATCTGAATCGCGAGTTCCAGCGGCGCCAACGCGAGTTTCGCGAAGATCTGAACCAGCGACGTAACGAAGAGCTGGCAAGCGTTCTGGAGCGCGCCAACCGGACGATCCGCGAGATCGCAGACGCCGAGAAGTACGATGCGATCCTTCAGGATGCGATCTACATCAGCCCGCGTGTTGATCTGACCGACAAGGTCATCAAAGCACTTAACGCGAAGTAA